The Sebastes umbrosus isolate fSebUmb1 chromosome 4, fSebUmb1.pri, whole genome shotgun sequence genome has a window encoding:
- the LOC119486965 gene encoding GRAM domain-containing protein 4-like — protein MRKHLDRIRFRGQRRDEFLDLADSPNTSDTECTEEVVIRPRLSTRDSEEREAEGEQQSDAQAGPGTFSAALQDDSRTDLNEVKGHLEIALLEKHFLQEELRKLKEEFNVDSLRQELERERSRCIELEQKINDVVKPRPEDSPSQTPRAPPPAPPAVSSTDKQKDTLSGSFLKWLYDRFGVYIEDFRFQPEEHTVEPDEPLSAKRLTENMRRLKRGFKPVTNFKRNLTALSSWYSVYTSAIAFIVYMYAAWHGWAVPMFLFLAILRLSLNCLIARGWRIQWSIVPEVSEPVEPPKEDLTVSEKFTLVLDVAQKAQNLFGKMANILEKIKNLFMWVQPELTQKLYVGLWLAFISSCLLPFKLLGFIIGVYAGIKFFIIDFIFKSCPKLRQRFDTPFIIWTNLPTDLQLKERSNTGLSRRATMTAGRGNAAAAAPLGFSRDEDGGRYYSTKKGAFHEVFNLLESERPLTVCENGWRCCLINRDKKTPTDYIRNGFLYVTENHLCFESSSSRSGSSKRNKVIKLIDIIDIQKYKVLSVLPGSGMGISIATPSTQKPMVFGAMIHRDEAFDAIFTQYMKIVTTATATESETL, from the exons ATGCGGAAGCATCTGGACAGGATCCGGTTCCGGGGCCAGAGACGGGACGAGTTCCTGGATCTGGCCGATTCGCCCAACACGTCCGATACAGAATGCACAGAGGAGGTCGTGATTAGACCTCGACTCTCCACCAGAGATTCGGAGGAGAGGGAGGCCGagggagagcagcagagtgacgCTCAG GCTGGTCCAGGAACATTTTCTGCAGCTCTCCAAGACGACTCGAGAACGGACCTCaacgaggtcaaaggtcacctagAAATCGCCTTGTTAGAGAAACATTTCTTAC aggaggagctgaggaaaCTTAAAGAGGAGTTCAACGTGGATTCACTGAGACAGGAGCTGGAGAGGGAGCGCAGCAGGTGCATCGAGCTGGAGCAGAAGATCAACGACGTTGTGAAACCCAG ACCTGAAGACTCCCCTTCTCAGACACCTAGAGCCCCGCCCCCTGCTCCACCTGCAGTCAGCAGTACAG ACAAACAGAAGGACACTTTGTCCGGCAGTTTCCTGAAGTGGCTTTATGATCGTTTTGGCGTTTATATCGAGGACTTCCGCTTCCAACCGGAGGAGCACACGGTGGAGCCGGACGAGCCGCTGAGTGCCAAGAG GCTGACGGAAAACATGAGACGGCTCA AGCGAGGATTCAAGCCTGTGACCAACTTCAAGAGGAACCTTACTGCCTTATCCAGCTGGTACTCCGTCTACACGTCGGCCATCGCCTTCATT GTCTACATGTATGCAGCGTGGCACGGCTGGGCCGTCCCCATGTTCCTGTTTCTCGCCATCCTCCGCCTGTCCTTGAATTGCCTCATCGCCAG AGGCTGGAGGATCCAGTGGAGCATCGTACCTGAAGTCTCGGAGCCCGTG GAGCCTCCTAAAGAAGATCTGACGGTGTCGGAGAAGTTCACGCTGGTTCTTGATGTTGCTCAGAAAGCTCAG AATCTGTTTGGGAAGATGGCAAACATCCTGGAGAAAATAAAGAA tctgtTCATGTGGGTTCAGCCAGAGTTGACTCAGAAGCTGTACGTTGGTCTGTGGTTGGCCTTCATCTCATCCTGCCTGCTGCCGTTCAAACTGCTGGGATTCATCATAG gtgtGTACGCAGGTATAAAGTTCTTCATCATCGACTTCATCTTTAAGAGTTGTCCCAAGCTGAGGCAGCGCTTTGACACCCCCTTCATCATCTGGACCAACTTACCCACCGACCTGCAGCTGAAGGAGCGCAGCAACACCGGGCTGAGCAGACGG gCAACCATGACGGCCGGCCGAGGCAACGCCGccgctgcagctcctcttggTTTCAGCCGGGACGAGGACGGAGGACGATACTACAGCACCAAGAAAGGAGCTTTTCACGAAGTCTTCAACCTGCTGGAGAGTGAGCGCCCTCTGACAG TGTGTGAGAACGGCTGGCGCTGCTGCCTCATCAACAGAGACAAGAAGACACCGACAGACTACATCCGCAACGGATTCCTCTACGTCACTGAGAA TCATCTGTGTTTCGAGAGCTCCAGCTCCAGATCTGGATCCTCCAAGAGGAACAAAGTCATCAAACTAATCGACATCATCGACATCCAGAAG TACAAAGTTTTGTCCGTGCTGCCTGGATCTGGGATGGGCATCTCCATCGCGACGCCATCCACCCAAAAG CCGATGGTGTTCGGCGCGATGATCCACAGAGACGAGGCCTTCGACGCCATCTTCACCCAGTACATGAAGATCGTTACCACGGCTACAGCCACCGAGTCGGAGACGTTGTAA
- the LOC119487454 gene encoding cytosolic 5'-nucleotidase 1A gives MISTVQNTDVKQKDADRAVVVAVTSRAVFESGAGDGDEVYGMGVAFPLLQALQKVNERLLEENPAESLLFDVVLITTDSEQQQQSSRIINSTRHYGLEVSRFCFSSEEDFIESLLKNNVHLFLSTDRNEAPQASQKGVLSVLLDRQVAPSEQLRVLFCGDAVVRPDTGPMPASRQAAQSFSAQLGEMRQRFGMLDSPLSIVLVTSRGGRESCSGALRTLRSRGVSVDEAYCLAGAPRSPILSLLRPHFLLSDGFSGLED, from the exons ATGATCTCCACGGTCCAGAACACCGACGTGAAGCAG AAGGATGCTGATCGTGCAGTGGTGGTCGCGGTAACGTCTCGTGCAGTGTTTGAATCTGGAGCTGGTGATGGTGACGAGGTGTACGGAATGGGCGTGGCTTTCCCGCTGCTGCAG gCGCTGCAGAAAGTGAACGAACGTCTGCTGGAAGAAAATCCTGCTGAGTCGCTGTTGTTTGATGTCGTTCTGATCACCACCGACAGCgagcaacagcagcagagctCCCGCATCATCAACAGTACCAGACATTACG GTCTTGAAGTCAGCAGGTTCTGTTTTTCCAGCGAGGAGGATTTCATCGAGAGTTTGCTGAAAAATAATGTGCATCTCTTCCTGTCGACGGACAGAAACGAGGCGCCACAGGCATCACAGAAAG GTGTTCTCTCGGTGCTGCTGGACCGGCAGGTAGCTCCGTCAGAGCAGCTCAGAGTATTGTTCTGCGGGGACGCCGTCGTCCGGCCTGACACTGGACCAATGCCGGCGAGCCGACAGGCCGCTCAG AGTTTCTCGGCTCAGCTTGGCGAGATGCGGCAGAGGTTCGGCATGTTGGACAGCCCTCTCAGCATCGTCCTGGTGACGTCACGCGGCGGCAGGGAAAGCTGCAGCGGCGCCCTGAGGACGCTGCGATCCCGCGGCGTCAGCGTAGACGAGGCGTACTGTCTGGCCGGGGCCCCGCGGAGCCCCATCCTGTCCCTGCTCCGACCTCACTTCCTGCTCAGCGACGGCTTCAGTGGCCTGGAGGACTGA